In Gimesia panareensis, the genomic window GTTTTAAGAAATGCCTCAGAATTTTCACCATCCACAAGCTTAAGAAGAAGCCCCCCAATTCCATGACGGAAGAAACATCCTCCCAACCATTTCTTTCTCAGGAACTGCTTGATTTATTGCGGGATCCGGAAGCGGGGCATCCCCTGACCCCGGATGATTCTCACACGAAGCTGACTTCTTCCACTACCGGTAAAACGTATCCTATCATTAAGGGAATTCCGCGTTTTGTCGACCAGGAGCACCTGTCCAGTTTTGGTCTCCAGTGGAACAAATACGAAGTAGCTCATGACGACGAAGATCGGGCTACTTTTTCTGCGAAGACCGGGATGGAACTCAGCGAATTAAAGGGGCTCAAAATCCTCGATGCAGGCTGTGGCGGAGGCCGCTATTGCAAAGTCGCCGCTGAGGCAGGGGGAATCGTTTTTGGAGCAGACCACACAACCGCTGTTGAAAAAGCGCAGAAACTCTGTGCCCACCTCGATCAGGTTCATCTGGTTCAGGCTGACCTGAAACATCTGCCATTCGAACCCGAGTCTTTCGATTTCGTCTTCTCAATCGGAGTCATGCATCACGATAAAGATACCCGGGCTGTCTTTGATGCAGTGGCGCGCATGGTCAAGCCGGGGGGACGATACTCCGTCTGGCTCTATCGTAAAAACCAGTGGTGGCAGGAATGGATCAACACCGGTCTGCGAAAAATCACCACACGCATGTCTCCGGAGAAACTGGAGCCCTGGTGCCGACTGGGCGCCTGGCTGGGGGGCATTCCTGTGATCAACAAAACCTTGAATAAGGTGATCA contains:
- a CDS encoding methyltransferase domain-containing protein; this translates as MTEETSSQPFLSQELLDLLRDPEAGHPLTPDDSHTKLTSSTTGKTYPIIKGIPRFVDQEHLSSFGLQWNKYEVAHDDEDRATFSAKTGMELSELKGLKILDAGCGGGRYCKVAAEAGGIVFGADHTTAVEKAQKLCAHLDQVHLVQADLKHLPFEPESFDFVFSIGVMHHDKDTRAVFDAVARMVKPGGRYSVWLYRKNQWWQEWINTGLRKITTRMSPEKLEPWCRLGAWLGGIPVINKTLNKVINFSNHPNWENRVCDTFDWFAPAYQYHHTVGELCSWFEQAGFENLKVLPPEKTGGVYRWCYDHNLLIGSGVNVQGTKFSTVQSS